One genomic window of Solanum dulcamara chromosome 12, daSolDulc1.2, whole genome shotgun sequence includes the following:
- the LOC129875798 gene encoding uncharacterized protein LOC129875798: MSSYVKFMKDLVTKKRTITFEPVDNLHHYSVIATRPLVKKKEDSGVFTIPFTVGAFNFVRSLCDLRASINLMPLVIYKQLGLRAPKSTTMRLLMANRSVKRPVKILCDVLVRIDHFIFPVDFVISDCEVDFEVTIILGRPFLATCRALAVMESDELTFRLNNEEF, translated from the coding sequence ATGTCGAGTTATGTGAAATTCATGAAGGACCTGGTTACAAAGAAGAGGACAATCACTTTCGAGCCAGTTGATAACCTACACCATTATAGTGTTATTGCTACAAGGCCGTTGGTTAAGAAGAAAGAGGATTCAGGCGTGTTCACCATTCCGTTCACAGTTGGTGCATTCAATTTTGTAAGGTCTTTGTGCGACTTGAGAGCTAGTATAAATCTCATGCCACTAGTGATCTATAAACAGTTGGGCTTGAGAGCTCCCAAATCAACTACAATGAGGTTGTTAATGGCTAATCGATCAGTGAAGAGGCCCGTGAAAATTCTATGTGATGTGCTGGTGAGAATTGACCATTTTATATTCCCTGTTGATTTTGTCATCTCGGACTGCGAGGTAGACTTTGAAGTTACAATAATTTTGGGAAGGCCATTTTTGGCCACATGCAGAGCTTTGGCAGTTATGGAAAGTGACGAGCTCACCTTCAGGCTAAACAATGAAGAATTTTAG